The Xyrauchen texanus isolate HMW12.3.18 chromosome 28, RBS_HiC_50CHRs, whole genome shotgun sequence genome has a segment encoding these proteins:
- the LOC127622172 gene encoding small RNA 2'-O-methyltransferase-like, with the protein MTHITTPFSPPLYIQRYEFVIDYVRTYRPRKVIDFGCAECVLLKKLRFHRNDIQLLVGVDIDRTVLLNRMHTLAPLMSDYLQPSHGPLTIELYEGSVTEREPCTRGFDLVTCVELIEHLELGHVESFSEVVFGYMAPGAVIVSTPNAEFNPLLPGLRGFRNHDHKFEWTRAEFQAWAHRVCGEYGYSVQFTGVGEALGHLRDVGFCTQIGVFHRNFEGLNWSMTNTERLEPSVYRLLYKVVYPSLCDNNIYQKTLVNEVLYEAEHLRQEWHKSENMDNNNNPHFYYHPSAEAVQYGAEGGAVDWQPVYQQGGTICVPLPRIWSSPRVRALCGTVQRLGEELLENSRVRLSADRTVLILPADEEEEKEEEEEEEKVKTVCQCLADKVEEDWERELESSGNV; encoded by the exons ATGACACACATTACCACACCGTTTTCTCCTCCACTGTACATACAGAGATACGAGTTTGTTATTGATTACGTGAGAACTTACCGACCTAGAAAG GTCATAGATTTTGGATGCGCTGAATGTGTCTTGTTGAAAAAACTGAGGTTTCATCGCAACGATATACAGTTACTAGTGGGAGTTGATATCGACAGAACTGTCCTCCTCAACAGAAT GCATACACTGGCACCCCTTATGAGTGATTACCTTCAGCCAAGCCACGGGCCTTTGACCATTGAGCTGTATGAAGGCTCAGTCACAGAGAGGGAACCATGCACCAGAGGATTTGATCTTGTGACATGTGTTGAGTT AATAGAACATCTGGAGCTTGGGCATGTGGAGAGCTTTTCAGAAGTTGTGTTTGGGTACATGGCACCAGGTGCCGTGATTGTCAGCACACCTAATGCAGAGTTCAACCCACTGCTGCCTGGTCTGAGAGGCTTTAGAAACCACGACCACAAGTTTGAGTGGACTAGAGCTGAGTTTCAGGCTTG GGCTCACAGAGTATGTGGAGAATATGGTTACTCAGTGCAGTTCACTGGAGTTGGAGAAGCCCTTGGTCATTTGAGAGATGTGGGATTTTGCACACAGATTGGTGTGTTCCACAGGAATTTTGAAGGGCTAAATTGGTCCATGACCAACACTGAACGTTTGGAACCCTCCGTGTACAGACTG TTGTACAAAGTGGTGTATCCGAGCCTGTGCGATAACAACATCTACCAGAAGACTTTGGTTAACGAGGTCCTGTATGAGGCAGAACACCTGAGACAGGAATGGCACAAGAGTGAGAACATGGACAATAACAACAATCCACATTTCTACTATCATCCATCAGCAGAAGCAGTGCAGTATGGGGCTGAAGGGGGTGCAGTTGATTGGCAACCTGTCTACCAGCAGGGCGGCACCATTTGTGTTCCCTTGCCACGTATATGGTCCAGCCCTAGAGTGAGAGCATTGTGTGGGACAGTGCAGCGTCTCGGGGAGGAACTCCTGGAGAACTCACGGGTAAGGCTGAGTGCTGATAGAACAGTGCTAATTCTGCCTGCTGAtgaggaggaagagaaagaagaggaggaggaggaggaaaaggtGAAAACAGTATGTCAGTGTTTAGCTGACAAAGTAGAGGAGGACTGGGAAAGGGAGCTTGAGAGTTCTGGAAATGTATAA